TGCGGGGGAGTACTCCAGATACGGAAATGGCCGTATAGATCAGAAGCAGCGCCATGGCGGTGTTCAACGACCTCCTGTGCTGGGCGAACAGCCTCTGGAGCCCCATGCCGAACATCGCCCAACAGGACGTTGACGCAAGAGAGACGGACCCGAGCAGGACCGAGAAAAGCAACAGACTTGCCGTAGAGTGGTAGTATGGCGTGATGAAGTTGGCCGTGACCGTGAGTCCGTAGAGGATGGCCTTAGGGTTGATGAACTGCAGCGCCACGCCTGTGGGGAAGGAGATTAGGTGGGCTTCTTCATTCGTCGCTTCCACATTACTCGCCAGTACGCGCGCGGCCAGATAGAGCATGTACGCCCCGCCGACGATCTGGGCGATAGGCTTCATCTTGGGCACAGCACTGAACAGGAACAGGTTGAGGTAGCTGGAAGCCACCATGACCACAGCGAAACCTACGGCTACGCCCAGACGGAATGGCCATGTGCGGCGAAAGCTGAATTCACTGCCCATGACGAAAGACATGATGTTGTTGGGCCCAGGAGTGAACGTGACGACTAGCACATATGACAGGAATGCAATCGGATTCGGCATTTAACACACCTCGAACCGGCCATATCCTTGGCTGATCTCATCCACCGTGTTAGGGGGCCCGAACATGCCCTCAGGTATGACCCGTATAATTCTACGAGGTGGATGAATTCCCTTTCTGCAACAAAGGAGCGCTCCGTACTGTCGCAAGTGTTGATCCATCTGGCAAACTCAGGGGGGCCTGCCATCGCAGGAATGCGTGAGGCAGCCCCGAATACTTAGCGCCAAGGGGTGATCCCATGGCCAATCGCAAACCCTTCGAGGAACTGCAGACTCAGATGTTCGATCTCTACGCTGCAAAGGACTTCGCTGGAGCATTCGCAGTAGCCGAGTCGGCGTCTCGATCCTACCCCGACCGGGCAACAAGGACAGCCTATTGGAAGGCATGCCTTCTCAGCCTGATGGGGAGACCTGAACAGGCCGTGTCTGCCCTGATCCAGGGGCTAGCCCATGGTGCGTGGTGGGCTCAACCTGCCCTCCTTCAGGACCCAGACCTCGAGGCAGCGCGAGCCCTGCCACGGATGGCAGAGGTTCTATCGGAAAGCGGCAGGCGGTGGCAGGAGGCGCAGGCAAACGCCAGGCTTGAGGTGTTCACACTCAGCCTTCCAAACCGGTCCGGCCCCCCAAACCGGTCCGGCGCCGCAGACGGGCACAACGCCGCAGACGGGCACAACGGCCCAACCGAGCAGGCAGCCCCGCCGCTGATGCTCGCGCTCCATTGGCGTAACGGGTCTGGACCCGAGTTTATCGAGCGATTCCGACCGGCAGCGGAAGATCTGGATTTTCTGCTGGCTTCGGCGCAGTCCTCGCAGATATGC
This sequence is a window from Clostridia bacterium. Protein-coding genes within it:
- a CDS encoding LysE family transporter codes for the protein MPNPIAFLSYVLVVTFTPGPNNIMSFVMGSEFSFRRTWPFRLGVAVGFAVVMVASSYLNLFLFSAVPKMKPIAQIVGGAYMLYLAARVLASNVEATNEEAHLISFPTGVALQFINPKAILYGLTVTANFITPYYHSTASLLLFSVLLGSVSLASTSCWAMFGMGLQRLFAQHRRSLNTAMALLLIYTAISVSGVLPRIHALLNAVMSKAV